TTGGCGGAGCTTTCCGTAATTGTCATGCTTTACCTTGGAAAGAATTGAATCCACCTTTCCGTTAAATGCATCGACAGCAAAATGGATGGCATATTCGCGGCGGATACGCTCAACATAATCGCAATCACCAGCACGGCCATTCTTAGCCATGTCAGTGCTTTGTTTGCGAACCTGCTTTAGCCGCTGCCCAGCATCTTTATGAGAAAAGTCTTCGGCCAAATCATCAAGCAGGCTGGCGTTAGGCACTATGTAATCGTCGTGATACCCCTCAATAATATTCTTCATGGCTTGCGCAGTGCGTTCATAAAGCTTGGCGTTTTCTACTGCTTTGAGTGCGTCACCAGCTGTTTCTTCAGCCTGCTTGCGAGCATTGGCAATAATGTCGCTAGCGCGATCATGCGCACCTGCAAGCACTTCCTGGGCTTTACTATCAACATTCTTAGCGCGCTCGCGAATAGCCTTAGCTTCTTCTCGGGCATCAGAAATCATCTTATCTGACTGTTCTCCTGCCTTTCTTCGCACGCTTAACGCATCCAAACCTGCATTTTCACGAGCTTTTAGTGATTCCGCCAACAGCCGCTTACACTCCAGATCAGACTCCTGCCACAAGCGACCAGCCTCTTTTTTGGCATCAAGTATCAACCTAGTGGCTTCTGCCTCAGCATCTTCAATAGCTTGGTATTTAATTAAGTGCTCAACCCTGCCACTCAGGTTTGATATTTCTCCATCTCTAGTAGCTAGTGCCTCCTCCAGACTGGCTATTAGCTTGCTTTTTTTCTTATTTTTCAGCGAGGTCAATCCATAAAACCTGAATTCAAACATTAAGCGCAGCACCCGCGGTTTCCAACGCTCCTGAATACTCTCCCAGGAACACTTGTGCCGGTGTCCGATATCCCAAGCGTTTTCTGGGGCGGTTATTCAGCTTGGCAACGACTCGCCTCAGTGCTGAGTCGCTCACCTTTCGGAAGTCCGTCCCTTTCGGGAAATATTGGCGGATCAGTCCGTTGGTGTTTTCATTGGTGCCACGCTGGCATGAGCGGTACGGATCGCAAAAATAGGTCGTGGCCGAGACGGCCTTGGCAACCTGTCGGTGCTCGGCGAATTCCGAACCGTTATCCAAGGTGATGGTTCGCACTGCACCTCGGCGTGGTTTTAATAACCGGGTCATCGCTTTGGCCGCCCCTGTGGCTGTGATCGTCGGCAGGCGCGCTGCCAAGAGGTATCCGCTGCGTCTCTCGACCAGGGTCACTAGGCCGGATTCTTTGTGGCCCTTGAGCACCGTATCGCCTTCCCAATGGCCGATATAGCGCCTTTCTTCCACGTCGACAGGGCGTTGTTCAATGCCTACCCGGTGTGGAATTTTGCCCAATCCCGCATGCTTGGCCAATTGACGCTGATAGCGCCGCTGGCGTGGTAGGCGGAGTCGCTTCCATAATTCGCCGCCGTGTTTCTTGTCGTCCCAGATTAACGCATAGATCCACTGATGGCTTACGTAAACCCCGTTGGCATTCGCCATGAAGCCACTAATTTGCTGGGGGCTCCATTCGTCCATCAGTTGATCAGTGACCCATCGAATTAGGCTGGGCAGTCGCTTCGTCACTTTCCAGGCGCTGCGTCGACGCCGATCACTTCTCAATTGAGCCTGCTCAGGCGCATAGCCAGCAGTAAGCCCATTGCGTTTTATCTCCCGGCTAATGGTGCTGCTGTGAACCCCGATAGCCTTGGCTATCTGTCGCTGGCTGATGCCAGTCTCAAGGTAAGCGAAAATTTGGTATCGTTGGGCCTGGGTCAGTTGTCGGTATCCCATTCTCTGCTTCACTTTGGTCGGTAAAGTCGAGAGGGTACCGGCGCTGGCCCTCCTTCCTCTACTGTGTGATCCAAAGTGCTGCGGTTATTCTATGAATCCAGGAAAGAACACCCTAGAAGAGCTAGCAGCAGCAAGCCCCCAGTTATTAATTCATTTTCCATCGTCAAATCCCCTGTTTGTTACTTGCTTATACAGGGGTAACATTAACTAAGGTGAGGCGAATTTACTATTTACTTCACTTTTACATACGTCCCGTCGCAGGGGCAGGACTTGTCATCTCGTATTTTTACAATTGCGCCAACAACAAAAGCTGCACCCTCGCTTTTTTCACGGCGTCATTGATCGACTGCTAATTCCTAACTCTGCCTTTTGCAACCATCCCTTTTCAGGCTGGTACTAGTTCTGGATTCTGCGATACCGTTTCCGTTTCGGGTTCTGGAGGGATCACCAAGCCAACAGCCTCACGGCCAGCAGCGATTTTAGTAAACGATGGGTTGGAGTCTTCAAGCGTTGCTTGCCAGTGAATTACTACCTTCGATTTTTAATCACCTCGCAGTATTTTTGATCTAGTTCCATGAGCCGGAAGTGACGATGTAGATTCTCGCAGGCAATCATTGTTGAGCCGAAGCCACCAAATCAATCCACTACCATATCGCCGATCTTGTTGGTGTTGCCCCAAAAATTCTCAACAAACTCAACCAGCATCTGTGTGATGTGGAATTGCCGCATTGTCGAGCCGCGACTCATATACCCCCTTTCATGCAATTAACTATCTATTGCATGAAAGCCCCTCCCATGCAATTAAGTCAACGTAATGTGCCCCTCCCCCCTTCCATGCAAGTAGTTATTGCATGGAAGCCCCAAAATTCGAATAAAAATTATGAGAGCTCTTCTTAAAAAGCTAATGCATCATGCCCCCCTTTCGTGCAACTACTACTTGCATGAGAGGGGGGTACAGTGCGGTATTGCATGAGAATGTCGTTTTTTAATTGTTTCAGTTACCTCATCCACTAATAATCTGAGAGCTCTTCTTAAAAATTCTATTGCATCGCCACCCCCTCTCATGCAAGTAGTAGTTGCATGGGAGGCGGTCGCGATGCGGTATTGTATGAGAATGTGATTTTTATTTGCATCAGATACCAAATCAGCTATTAGTGATCACACGTTTTAAATTTCGTAACCAAGATGATTGTTCAAATAATGCGTGGTTTTTTTACCAGCGCTCAAAGTACGCTGTGTGTACTTTTCAGTACTCCACAGATACTCTCAGCGCACTTGGCGTTGACACTATTACTTCAAGCCAACAATATTAAACATTACATCGCTGAAAATGTGCTCTAAAAGTACACTGAGTGTACTTTAGAGACTTCTTAGAGTGCAAAGCTAGCAATTTAAATTTTTAAAATGATGTCTCCGCAAAGACCTATTTTTGCGACCCGTACCGCTCATGTCAGCGTGGTACCAATGAAAACACCAATGGCCTGATTAGACAGTATTTTTCTAAAGTTACTGGTTTCCGAAAAGTGACCAATGCCGAGCTACGAAGTATCGTCAATAAGCTAAACGATAGACCAAGAAAGCGGCTGGGATACCGAACCCCAGCCCAGGTGTTCTTAGGTGAATACTCAGGGCCACTTAAAACCGCAGGTGCTACACTTATTAGTTGAATTTAGAAAACTGATAGCACAGGGCAACGGCAGCGTCTTTTTTCGCGAATTCTCTTTGACTGCGTCGTATTGATGCATGTC
This Vreelandella neptunia DNA region includes the following protein-coding sequences:
- a CDS encoding DUF4041 domain-containing protein codes for the protein MFEFRFYGLTSLKNKKKSKLIASLEEALATRDGEISNLSGRVEHLIKYQAIEDAEAEATRLILDAKKEAGRLWQESDLECKRLLAESLKARENAGLDALSVRRKAGEQSDKMISDAREEAKAIRERAKNVDSKAQEVLAGAHDRASDIIANARKQAEETAGDALKAVENAKLYERTAQAMKNIIEGYHDDYIVPNASLLDDLAEDFSHKDAGQRLKQVRKQSTDMAKNGRAGDCDYVERIRREYAIHFAVDAFNGKVDSILSKVKHDNYGKLRQGIMDAFALVNHNGKPFKDARITDLYLQARLEELKWAVSVMELRRIEQEEQRAIREQMREEEKARRDFEKAIKEAEKEERMLAKAMAEARKQLENATEAERSQYEARLAELELQLQAAESKEQRAISMAQQTRRGHVYIISNVGSFGESVFKIGMTRRLEPLDRVRELGDASVP
- a CDS encoding IS30 family transposase, translating into MGYRQLTQAQRYQIFAYLETGISQRQIAKAIGVHSSTISREIKRNGLTAGYAPEQAQLRSDRRRRSAWKVTKRLPSLIRWVTDQLMDEWSPQQISGFMANANGVYVSHQWIYALIWDDKKHGGELWKRLRLPRQRRYQRQLAKHAGLGKIPHRVGIEQRPVDVEERRYIGHWEGDTVLKGHKESGLVTLVERRSGYLLAARLPTITATGAAKAMTRLLKPRRGAVRTITLDNGSEFAEHRQVAKAVSATTYFCDPYRSCQRGTNENTNGLIRQYFPKGTDFRKVSDSALRRVVAKLNNRPRKRLGYRTPAQVFLGEYSGALETAGAALNV